The genomic region CTATAAAGGTGGGGAGAGGAGATAATTGGCCCTTATAGGAAATAGGGTGTTAGAGCAGATTGGCctgtggtctgatccagcaggaatcTGGCCTTTTGTTTATGCAGAGCTACTTGCTTGGTGCAAGATCATGACCATTTcaagtaggtttttttttttcatattcccCTATGGTTTCATTTTTTAGAAAGTGttactaaaacaaacaaaaaacttgaAGTTTTTATCGGGATATGGTAAAGTTTGCCATTCTTTTCCTCCCCAGAAGAAATCCATGAAAGAAGCTGGCTTTTTCTCAGTCTTTTTCTCAATTCAACTTTCTTTTATCAGAATATTTGTCAAGCATTCATAACTCATGCAAACATTCAATAGTGTGCACATAGTCTCTTCCACAGGCATTCATTGGTCATGGCCTCTGGCCCTGCCTGTTCAGCAGTAAACCTGCACAGAGCTGAATGCACATAGGTGCTGTGATTGAGGAACCTTCATTTTGCTTGATGAATATGCAGACCTTCCTCAATACTTGTGGCTGCCTCCAGAAGCTTTGACTAAAACCCACAGTGTACCAACTCACTTCCCTTGCGTGTGTTCAGTGTATGCATGATTGAACACTTGCACAGAGGTATAATTAGCACAAACGACAAGAACCATTACTGTTACTGACTTTTCTTGTCCCTACCTACTCCATCAGAATTTGGAAAATACCTTCATTGTTTTAAATACTGCTTTCCAAAGTAGAGATAAGAGCATTACTAGAGGCTTTAGGTCAAGTGACTCTACTGGAGCCAAATATTTATATTCTTCAGAATTTTTATTGACTGCTTACAAAACAATTCCAAGTTACACAAAAAGctaaaaagtgaaagtaaatgtgtgtgtgtgggtgggagaCCGTCTAGTCTCTTTAGAAGCAAAATTTCATTATTAGGAGAATCAAAGCTGAATATGGTGGCCACTTTCTTTgtacagagagggaaagagaagcaaGTAATAGCTGTGATTGGCAGGAATCAGCTGTCAAGCCTGACAAGTACTTTCAAAGGAAATTTCAGTGTTCCAGTGAAACTCTGCTTAAAATTTATGCCTTGGACAATGAAATATTCACCTGAATAGAAAAAAAGGGACTTCAGGATTTGTTCGCATGAACCAGGTATAGTAGGCAGTACATTGTGGATTTGGCAGGCacttgaggggtgggggagatgtcCTGAAGCGTTTCTTAACCATGAGACCGTGACTCTGACAGAAATGGTGTGAGATCTCACTGAGATGTATGACAAGGACAAGGATGTGGTAAGGATAGTGTACAAGGGAAATATCAACTTGAATTGGCTTTTTACTTACCACAGGTCAAGGAATGACAAAGGCCACTCAAGAGAAAACTGGGGGTAGATGCACAGACAAATATGACGAGATCTTTATGAATTTATAATTATGAAATAAGGGGAAATTGTACACATTGTCAGAGTTCCAGAACTGTGATTGGAAAGGAAGATTTTTCACATCAAACCTTCAAATTCTAGTGAGGACTGCCATTTTGAATGGCAGATAGGTTCTTACGATAAAGCGTAAACTACCACACTTCCCCCGTGCTCAAATTAACATCATTTAATTTCTTGCTCCCAAGTTACAAATTAATAACAAATACATAAATGTCCCTCTTAGATTACTAATATAGCCATGTAGACTcaactccaaaaaaaaaaaaaaaaaggctggccTTTCTCTACCACCAAGCTACAAAAACTAGAACAGCATAGAATAACATTTTCAAACAGAAGCCCAATGAACTAGAGAGGGTTTTCTtaatattttgtttgttgttttgatGCTGTCAAAAGTCCAAAAGAAATAAGCTTGGAGAGATGCTCATGTCTGtgaagaaagcagcagcaggTTTTGTAGCAGGTTGCTTATTTTAGATAGTAAGGAAGACGGTCCTTTTGTTGAGCTCCCTTTCAGGAGAGGGAACCTCAGCGTTGTACAGAGGTATTGCCACGGGTGTCCAAACCAGAACCAAGCCGAGCTGCAAGAAGAATACAGAGTTGTAAGATCTCTTTTGTAGGTAGAAAAGATTTGCTAGAGAGGCTATCCAGTCTGTTTCCCTACAAACAGGAAGACAGTTGCATGTGTATACCTTCCTGAATCAAGAGAGGAATGTCTCAGAGCATCAACCGAAAGAACATGGAAACAGTAGATATTGAATTAAATGCTGCAAATCAGACTTTAGGTTTAAGAGACTTTCAAAGGAGGAAATTCTTGTTATACTAACACTCCCCAAACAGATCTTCACTTCCCTTGTTTGCTTTTTACTTCTTGTCTTCTGATAATGTATAAGTTAGAtgttttttattctttaaatAACAAATGCACTTACCCACAGCATCTTCATTCCCTGGtcactctccctcccccacccctttagcGCATTTGAACTGACCAGTAGGCTGAATTGCATCTTCCCATAATTATGAAAAAAGCATCATATTTTTATCAGTGCACTTCCGTATTATTTTTGCAACAAGTCTGTAGGTTTTTCCCAGCATCCAATCCTAGTAAAGCAGACAGGAGTAGATGTGCAGATGTATATACATGAATGTGGGGGAAGCCCTCAACTTTAAGTGAAGTGAACACAGTATTCCTACTTGAAGAAAGGAGAGCAAagaataacacacatacacatcccAGATCAAACAGGGCTTTTTCCCCTTTAGCAGCCAAGAAACCTTAAAATCTATCTACTTTTGCTTCCCTATGACAGGCAAGTTCTCTCCCTACACCCAATGCAGATGTAAATAGTAAGATCACcttagaggaaaaaagaaaaccagtCTTAAATATCACACCCTACCACTTTGTGTGTATAAGGTATTGACCTTCGTTCTCTAGGCTGGGAGCACAGTGAAGAATTGTTGATAGTATACAATGTGCAGCCAAGTCATCCACATTATGGCTGAGATTCCCTTGTTGGAAGTTCCCTACTCTCCATCACTAATTTCTATTCTTGCCTCTTACCACCCGCTGCTGAACATGCAGCACACAGGTTAGAGCAGCTCAGAGCAGCTATTTCCTGCCCACGCAGCTGTCAGTGGTGCCTGGTCTTTGCCTTCAGCAAGCTCTCTCTGTTGGAGAGTTCCAAAGTCACTGTTGGAGTCGAGGCTTGCACCCAGTTAGGGCAATTTTCACAGTCTCCTTTTTTAACTTTCCCCCCATTGCCCTAACAGTCTCAAATTTATTTTCTGTCATCAGGTGCTTTTTTGGTACCAGTCAGTAACAGAGACCGGCATAGACAATATTTCAAACTATAGCCCAAATATGGAATTTGCAACTTCAAGGATAAACAGAAAAGGAACCAGGCGATCAAAAACAAAGTTTTTGATGCATACTGTACACTTCTATATTTCCAAGTTTACTGCTGTACTGGGCTACAAGAGAACAAATATCACCCCCTGCACAATTTTCTTTGTTCCTCAGCTGCCACAACAGTAAGCACATTGTCTCTATTGAGACAGAATACAAAGCAGCATATTTTGAcaatggttagtttgtgaaaccagaatTTGGCTCAGATGATCATTCAGATCCAACTGGCCTTGATACCACGTTCATCATCTTCACTCTTTCCATACCTCTCCCCTCTTGCCTCCTATGCCAAGATTGGTGCTGGGGAATCAGATCAAAATGTTTAAATTTGTTCATCACATGAGACCCTAGTTTAGGCTAATTGTGGTTAGTAATCCAACTCTAAAATCATGGTGGCAGATCATAGTTTGATGTAATCCTGCCAAACCATAGTTAATGGAGTGACCATTATTTGGATGATCATACCAACTGTAGTTTAATTACACTATGGTTTTATGTGACTACTAGACTGAATCACTGACAACCTCCCAGGCTGGAATGGGGCAGGGTGGTAGGCACACCAGCACACGAAGTCATTTCTGattaaaaccagaagtgatatcatgatgCCATTTCCCAGacaatcctagagtgtcacccctGACATCATGCTGTCAGCTCCAGGTTTTGCCAGAAGTTATGCCCCACCCATGCCCTTTTTCTCTTGTGATCCTTAGATGCACTAGTGCGAAGCAAGGGTAAAGCAGTGTCAATAGAGGTCTAAAGCTTTTGCTAATTATATCAGGAAAATTGATGATGGAGCACCTAAAAATCCCTTTGTGCTGTACCGTGGAGCTAGGCactttccttcccccccttttttttctttttagccaaggggtggaggggagagaagCTTCTCTTGCAAGAAGAGAGTACAGTTTTCCCTTAACAGATCAGTTGCAATGCCACCAGTATCAGATTTCCTCACATCTCACTCTTCTCTCTAAGCAGAACAGCTGATAGTGTATTTGAGTCAAGGATTGCAAATTACTTTTCCATCTAGCAACCTATAACCTCTCCTACACTGGTATTCTCTATTCTCCTGAAACTGCAGGTATACAGTTGACCAAAGACTTAAATAATATACACAGTAGAATGGCAGTGCTCCAGGCAGCAAAGTGATCTGGCATCAAAGCTGAAAGGAAATGCTAAGTAATCCATGGCTTTTTCATGAGTTCTCATTTAAGCTAAGGATGCTTGCAAGCTTTATGGGATCCTTGAACAGTAACTCTGCTAAGTAGCCAATTCAATTGAGAAAAATAACTCCATTCAATAAAGCCAAATAAAATTCTAGTGGGTCCTTAATACTTGTTGCTCCAGCATGCATGGAGAATTCTGGTCTGGAACTGATGCAGAGGAGGCAAAGAGTGGCAGATTGCATAGACCTTTGAAGCATGTCACATGATCTGGAAAAAGAGGCAAATGAGCACTTTGGCTAACCCTGGCTCCAAACATGAGAAATATTATGCAAAAGTTTGGAGCTGAAAAAAACACACTGTCACACAGAAGTAGGAAGTGTAAACATATTCAGTATGACTACATGAAAGATCTAAGACTGAAGTCTATCTAGATTGGGAGATGTTTGCTTGGGAGGAATAGCCAAGGTTTTAACAATTACCACTTACAAAGAGAGAACTTTCCTTCCTAGATTTTATGGGTATAACAAAGGCATTTGACATTCATACAAAGAAAGCAGAAATCTGCTTTCACATGCTGTTAAAGTTTTTACTGATAACAGAGTCCATTTTTGCATTCAGCTACACATTAACAGAAGCATGTTGATCTTCAGTCCAATTTCTGCATGAAAGACACAATCTTTTGCCCCTTTAAAGTAGGAACTCCCATCAGCATAAGTTCTGTGCTCACAATACAGAACACTAGCAAACTAGACATAAATCTGTCAGAGACAAACTAGGTATACATCAGTCTGAGCTCTCATATGTTCATTACTGCAGATGGATGAGATTTTAAACATTCTGAGAAATTAGgtaaaaggaaggaaaaagtgAACTGCATTTCTTGTTTTCGTGCTTCACCTGTAAGACTGGAAAAGGCTCGTTTCTTGACCCATTGGGAGATGTGTGCTGTTTCTGAACTGAGAGCACAAGCTTTCTTGAGTGTTACCAAATCAAACATAAAGACATGATTTGCGTTCTGAGGaatgtgtgatttttaaaaaaatcaaattcctgctctgcatGTTGGTTGTGACTGTGAAGTTATTTGTGAGGCAATTGAAATCTGACCTATCCTTGGATCAACTCACATTTGCATTCAGCTATCTAGTAGTAGGTTGAGTGTCCAGTTAGATGGAAGCTGTTTGTGCATGGAAGTAGATTCTTACATAGTGCATGCAGTGGTGACATGCCATCACAATCCTTTGGGGGCATTTGCAGCCACAGTCAAATTACTGGGAAGCAAGAGAGCAGCTGCACACACGAGTATCATGCCACACAAGCAATCTCCAGCCATGCGTTTTCAAGCAGCTCTCATGCCCCTGATTGCTGGAGGAAAAGCCAGCCTTAGAAGTGAGATTTGGAACCATAACCCTGCAGAAGGCATTCCAAGGTCTCTCTGCtaaggccccaaagtcagaggaTTAATTAACTTGTGctgaaagacaaactgcaaccCTGGCAAATGCCATTCGAGCCACTTGCGTGCGCTCAAGTGGAAACATCTGTTCTACATATCAGAGCTTCAGGATATTAGGGCTTGCCTTTCTGTGGCGGCTTTCTGCTTTCCCACTCCCCAGAGGACCTGCTATCAGATGAGCAATGGGCTTGGGCCAGCATGCCACAGCAGCTGAAATAAGCATACAAATCACCAAGGAGAAGCACAGTGGACTTGAtagccctagtgaactttgacaAGTGTTATTCAACACTGTCTGTCTATTGCCTAAAGCTAAAATTTGATGTGTAAAGCAGCTTCTTAGGTCTCCAGTTCCCTAACTCACCTTTAGATAACTCAGTACACAAAGAGGCTCCATTTCAACAACAAAGATGAAATAAGGTCTCAGCTACACATGATGGTGGCATGCCAGCATCTTTAAGCCCAGCCTTGCCTAGTCATGTGGAAAGAGTGATGGGTCACAGATAGCAAGGAACAGCAGTTGCAAGCCAGAAGCAATGCATTTAGATTAGGAATGCGTGCTGTATCTAACTTCTATGCAACTTTAAACAATGTATCCAAATAACAGCATACAGAACCATTGTAAAATTATAATATGTATGCAAATATGCCACAGGCACATCCAAGAATCTTCCTGCTTTGATATAAACCCTTAGAAAATTGATGACTCTGGAAAAATTGTGAGACTTCCAGATCACTACAGATTGAGTGGATAAATTTGGGGGCGGGGTGAAATAAGTCAGTCAGCTGACTGACATAGTTACATGGACTTAATGGGCAAATAGTTATATTAGCACACTACTTGGTATTCTGCTTAACACACAATCTTGTACCTGATGTTAATCTTAACACTTGCGTTTGTTATTCAGGTCTCATAATACCTGCCATCGGTTGATGCACATGCTCCGTATTGAAACACGATTACTACCAGATGCCTGTGACATATTTTCATACCTTGAATATAATTTTACAGTGGCTTTGTAATTTATACTActttcatatatttttaaaagtttcatatatagagagagatcaAAATTGTGTATGTAACTAAGTGCATTTGGGGCATTTAACCCATCCATTGATTTCCTACCCAAAGCTCATGTGTTTTCCTACCATCCAGATCAGACTAGGAAGAGTGTGCCCTAGAAAGACAGGATGCAGACAAGAGGGACAAGTGAAGAAAGGTTCAACAACCTCCCTTACCCACCCCCATCAACCCCTCCCCTGTGCTACATGTGGACTGAGCAAAACTGCATTTAAATACAAGGTTTGTTATCTCCTAGCTTGGGTCGATGTTCAACTTTAAGAATAGGATTGTACATTGAGCAGAATGTCAGATGGTGTGTCAATATAAATAGCCACTGATCATTAAGTCTATATAAGTATTTCAGCCAGCTAATATTATGtttttagatttatatcccacttttctgatatttttattctttattgtGGTTACAGCCTGGCTCACATATGTATGATATCTCAACACTTAAGTTTCCTCCCATGTGTGAACTGGCTTTTGGAAAGCATGATTTGAGGGCTGTGATGCAGATTAGTAGTTCTGGTGTGGTTTTCTTAAGCCGCTATTAATATCAACCATTTGCTCTTCATGTTAATTTTATCTCACAAGTGTTGAAAAGGGTGTTTACTAATGTGTTCAGGCATCATTCAAGAAACCTCACTCCCCAAATATTAACTTTTTGCAACTAATGGaaaattttgctttgtttcagggGGTTAAAATGCTGATTACTGTAACACCATCCCATGAGCCAGCCTCTTTTCATCTGCAGGCACCACCTCCTCCTATTCTACCAAAGCCAGGAAAAGACAATCTTAAGCTTCAGAGACTCTTGAAAAAAGCAGCAAAGAAGAAAGTAGCCTTATCAGCGCAGCAAGCCACATCATTTCGATCTAGCTTGTCCCCTGTGAGTGAAGCCAGCCCAGACTTAGAGCACAATGAACGCTCCTCCTCTCTAAAGCCTACAGAAACTACCACACACCTCACCATCAACCTCCCACCCCGCTTTTCCATCAGACCTGTTACCCACCATGTGTCTTCTCCCTTTCCTAAAGGAAAACCCTTTACATTCAGTGTCACAGAGCAGAGAAGCCTTTCAGAGCATCTCAAAGTCACTGCCTTCCCTGCCGTATCACCAGTCCAGAGACCGAGCTCTGCTGAGCCCTCATGGCCACTCAGAGGGCAGCCTCAGTCAGACATGCACACACAACAGTCCCCTTCAAGTGCTGTGCATTCTGTGCTTGTTTCTCCTGAACCTCCTCTTCATCCTACATCCATGGTGGAGACCCCTGTGGTGGTTTCTCACATTGCTGAAACCCATGCTTCTATTCATGGTCAGCAACCAGCAAGCCTCCAGTTACAACAATCAACTAAATATCCTGCTAGTGAAGATAGACACCCATTTCCTCATTTGCAGGTACACCAAGAAGATCCACCAAGCCAGATTCCAGCTGCACATGTTGCAAGCCAGGCAAGACCAATCACTCCTAAGTCTGAAACTTcttcagcccccaaatctcctacTAGAACAACAGTTGCAATACTGCATGTTTCCAAGCAGCAAGTGGTGGTCACGTCCCCTTCTCCTCAGTTCAGTACGCCTTTGATGCCAGGAAGTGACAGAGGCCCTGAACCACACAATGAGTTCCAGAGACATGCAAGACCCAGTGAAACGCAAAAGCACATCATGTCAGAGACAGCCATGCCTGCCCCATCAACAGCCAGTACTCCTGCTCTCTTGCCAGAAGCTAGGAGTGAACAAAGGTTATCACCAACAGTTACTTCCCAGAGTACCATACCAAAGCCCAAGCCAACATTGCCACCCAGAAATAAGCTTAGTGGCTGGTCTCGTCTCAAGAAGCACTTGATAATAGAATCTGAAGAGCCCCAGTTTCCAGTTTCAGAAACCAAGCCAACCAAGCCTGAACAAGAGGGAGTAAAGATAACACAAGGCTCTCAAGCTGACACTGGTCAGGACAAGAGGATAATCAAGTCAAGAGCTATCAAAATGTGGGATGCCATCTTATACCAGATGACAACCAGCAAAGCTAAAAAGCAGCATGGAGATGAAAAGGAAATCAGGAGAGAGGGAGCGTTCCCATTTCGGCGTCGCTTACCCCTTTTACTCCACAGGCCACGGTTTGATGCACGGAAGCTTAAAGAGCTGGCTTCCAAACCCATGACAAAGATTACTACTCTGTTTGAGGTACGCCGAATCCAGTGCAAAGCACCTGAGGGATTGCTATTGCATTAACAGGACTCTATCTGTGTTGGAGATGAAGGAAAGTGATGAACACTTCCTCGtcttttaaagtttctttttggaGGATCTAAGATGATTGCAAGATTTACTGCAACAGAAtcattttcaagaaaaaaaataaaaaacccttcaAGGGACCTCTCTGTGTACCTAGAAACATGCATGCATGATTTAAGAGTGAGAGAGGCACCTGAGGGGAAAGATGTTCACCTCAGTCTTGTTTTACTGGTGTTCAAGTTGCAGGCTATGTAACACCAGAAGCAAAAATATAGAATGTCTTAAGCCTGCCAGCCATTTAaaggctctcagggccaagctacaagtgacgaatgacacttgaacggcaagtggattgagtggagggcaagtgaacagggagaaatacacttgccattcaagtgtcattcgtcacttgtagcttcaccctcagttAGTGTTTTCTCACAAAGGAGACACCAATTTAGGTGTACCACACTAAGCTAATTCAAAGGCCTATTCTGCCATACCTACTTTCTATTCTGTCATAGACAGAATATTCTTGGCTTCTTTGCCATATCCTATATGGGAGCTGGCATTCCCCCTCCCTATCTTTATTGGGTACCGCCATTGTTTTGCAGAACTGCAATATCATTTCATGATTTTACAAACCACCTACAGTAATGTATACAATAGATGTTCAGAAATTGCAATGCTCAGTTTCTCTCACACGCTTTTAGAATCTTTGGCCAAATCTTTCATTTGTTTCAACAGGACAACCATAAGATAACAGAAAAAATGTATTCATTAGTTTTCATATCACCATTAACTCTGAAAAATTATTCTTCATACAgagtttaaaattaaaaaccacCATACTGTGTACCTATACAAATGTAACCTGGAGATGTGGAACCTGAAATAGAGCCCCATCTACAGATCATAAGAAAACTTCCTGGTTCATACAGATAAAGTATCCTAAGATCCAGGCAAACCAGAACCAGCACACAACTGCACTCAACCAGCAACAGATGGGCAATTCAGATGCCCAAGACAGGTGTAATATACTCCTTGCATCACACCTCTACAAAAAGGCTAAGTAGTGTATTCTGCGGCAGCTACAGATCTTAAAACAACACTACTTTGAAGTTTATCTAATGGATTGTGATAATCAATTTGAGTGACTGCCAAAACACAGAGGACCCTAACAAGGCCCTTGTTCTTTAGAAATTGCATGGTACAAGACTCAACCAAATGGTTTCATACCACAGAAAAATCCTCCACATTCATGTGGTCAGTTCCCAGAGGTAAAAGAGAAAATCAAGGGAGCCAGGCTAGAAATTTTTCCAGAAGTTGGTTCTTTTAAGCCACAAATGACAAACCTAGGCAGCCAGGCTAATTAAATTATGGGTCCCACTTTCTTTGCAAAATTGTCCTAAGCCAGCCGTAAGGAGCACCACTGCCCTGCAAGAGGACAGGAGGCCTTCTGTAACGTTCTACATCTTTCTTTGAAGAATGTTACCAACTGCTTGACATGAGAAAGTTGGCTTCCTTTGAGGGCTGCTTTCTGACTGCAACTGTGCTTAATTTGTGGGAACATGGCCGAGGATTCTGTACCACTGGGGGACAGACATGGAAGTATTCTTCTTGCAGCGCTTTCTGGGAGCATGTCCCATAACTCATGAATCTCCTACATGACCAGCACAGTCCAGATCTCAAAGACTATCTACAGTCATTTTTACTTACAGTACTCCTCTAAAAGGTATTTTCAAAAGTAACCTTAAGCAGACAGTAGGCAAGAATCTTTCAAAGTCTAAGCATATTATTGCCGAACCTGCTCAAACACCAGGTTTAGGGTCCACTCGTAGTCATTTTCTTCTATACACAAACAAAATTGAGCTGGCAgtgtttgcatgcagaaagggTAGGCATCAGTTTCTGCTCATGACACAGTACTTTCCAGGTGCTGCTGTATCCATGTATCAGCTGGTTCACACAAGTGTGAATCCTGCCATGTATAAACAAGCCATGGGAGTTTGAGAGATTACCTAGCTAGTGATTTAGAGTTGCTCACTTAACCTTGGAATTGAAGAAATGAACAATTAATAGTCCAAACAGTTTTTAGGCACATTAAAATCTGGGATATAAATGGTTCCCTTTTGCTCCAACTGAACTTGCTTCCTGTGCTTCACAACAAGCACAGATTGCTGGGCATGCTCGTACACAGGTTTCTTCTCTAGCCTCTGAGCTCACTAGTGACACCAAGCAGTTCTAGCATTGAGCATTGTGCTAGGATACACAGCAGGAGAAGGGCCTTGGCCTCACCCATGTGTTAgtctggccctccagggcaactagttggTCACTACTGGATCAGGCAGACCTAGTAGGGTTCTTACATTCTTAGGTGCTTCAAGTAGTTAAGATTTTTTCCTGCAGTTTTAGAATTTTTTATAATACTTGGATTATACAAAATAGGAATTCCCAAGATTTCTGAAAGAGCATCATACTGCTTGTGTAAATAGTATTAAATAAAGCAGTGCTTCCCTAAAGGTAAACAAAGAGCCTTGCTTCACGATACGTTTCTGCATGACATTCACTGGTGTATGCATGCTCAGTCACACTGGTCACTGGTGTGTGCAGTCACAGGTCAGCTTCTTTTCAAAAAGAGAGAGCTCAAACTCAGAATGCACCCCAGGGGGAGGGAGTGGTCCCAGCCTCCCTCCCAAACTATTTTCCTGCATGAAAAAAgtatatatggggggggggagttactttGCTGCTCCCCGTGGGGAATCTATGCACAGATTCTCCCAGAAAAATAACTCTCCTGGCATGCAGTTTTCATGCAAGGAAACAGCATTGTGTGAAGGGCaggagggtttccccccccccctgcatgccGTTTAGCACTTTTTtgagctcttttttttttccaaaaagaagcagttcccctcagctgACATGTGCCTCCAGGGAGCACATTAAACCAGTGCAGTGTAGCAAGACCCAAACTTATTACAGCAGCAGCAATTCAGAACAGACACTAGTCTTAAACAGGCCATTGTTCCCTGCTGTAATGTAGCTATTTTAGACTGAAACTAAGAAAATAGAATAATTACCTCAGATCCTCAGAGCAGCTGTATGGCTTATCTCCCTCCAGACGTGTATTAACCTCAGATTTGAAAAATTGAGCTGACTAGGTatgaattttgttttcatttgataATATGCAGTTGCACTTGCCACTTTTATCCCTACATTGATGCTTTGAGAAATGTGAACTGAATCAtagcttccaagctctgttgACGAATGAGCAACCCTTATGTTATGCCATAGTGCCACCCTGAAAAAAGCTTGAAATTCATGTTCCATTCTTCAGTAACAGTGCAGCACTCACAAGAAGGTTATCCTGCTTTGTTTTACCAAATGCTGCTGCAATTAAAGCAAATGGCCATTTGGGAGGAATATCTTGACTTTTTCCCATCATGTTTTTGCTCCAAGTTGATTTTGGCTCCATAAAAAAAAGCTCAGAGGGGGGGAGAATATTGGCAGGCAAAAAACATGGTAGGGAGGGGCAAGTTCCTCCCAAACATATTGGCCTTCTATTTTAGATTGTGACTTCAACAGCTGCATTTTACACAATGAACAAGCATCTTGTCCAGTTTGGCTTCCTCGTTCTCTGAGATTCCAGAAAAAGAATAGTCAGCCCATTTATTCCTGGCTAGAAACAGGCTTATTATTAATAGGGTTCCCAGTATTCTTTCACAATCCCTGCAGTGAACTAAACCCAAGACCGAGAGTGAACATTTAAGATACTATACCAATAATAAAACAAGGCCACTCATCATTGTTTTAAAGATGAAAGGGTTAAGTAGCTTACTCTGCCTTGTTACATATGGAACATTACAACCCTACAGGTGAAATAAGCTTTCAGGTACCAAGTTGACAGGTAAAGAGTTTTACTTACGTGGCTAGTAGAGGGTGCAAAGAGCATTGTTAATAATGCGCTTAAAACATCAATGGtcaaaacagctttttaaaggaGTACACATTACAGCCATTTGTATCATAGAAGACTGAAATCCCAATACATCTTCATATTCTATAGCTCCATTTacaccctttccccctctttcaaCTTCAAGGTGGAACATACATGAATCAAGGCTGTGGTCTCTCTATTGAAGGAAGTTGCCATCCAAGTAACTCAGGTGACTGTTTCAGCACCATTTGAAAAGGGCAAAGGCATAGGAGGCAGCAATGTGTGTCCCAACCATGTCCCAAAGGTGCAAGGGGAGCTCCAGAGGTGCCAATAATGCTACTGGAGCT from Eublepharis macularius isolate TG4126 chromosome 2, MPM_Emac_v1.0, whole genome shotgun sequence harbors:
- the PRR33 gene encoding proline-rich protein 33; amino-acid sequence: MLITVTPSHEPASFHLQAPPPPILPKPGKDNLKLQRLLKKAAKKKVALSAQQATSFRSSLSPVSEASPDLEHNERSSSLKPTETTTHLTINLPPRFSIRPVTHHVSSPFPKGKPFTFSVTEQRSLSEHLKVTAFPAVSPVQRPSSAEPSWPLRGQPQSDMHTQQSPSSAVHSVLVSPEPPLHPTSMVETPVVVSHIAETHASIHGQQPASLQLQQSTKYPASEDRHPFPHLQVHQEDPPSQIPAAHVASQARPITPKSETSSAPKSPTRTTVAILHVSKQQVVVTSPSPQFSTPLMPGSDRGPEPHNEFQRHARPSETQKHIMSETAMPAPSTASTPALLPEARSEQRLSPTVTSQSTIPKPKPTLPPRNKLSGWSRLKKHLIIESEEPQFPVSETKPTKPEQEGVKITQGSQADTGQDKRIIKSRAIKMWDAILYQMTTSKAKKQHGDEKEIRREGAFPFRRRLPLLLHRPRFDARKLKELASKPMTKITTLFEVRRIQCKAPEGLLLH